gaaaaggctgaggtcctgaacgccttctttgcctcaatgtttaacagcaaggtaggagtccaggatgagtggcctcctgagctgggtaatagggtcggggagcagtgtaatgccccagaaatccatgaggaattagtccgggacctgctgagccacttggacacccataagtccatgggaccggatgggatccatcctagggtgctgagagagctggcaaatgagctggccaagccactctccatcattttcctccagtcctggctcactggagaggtcccagatgactggaaactggccaatgtggtccccatccacaagaagggacggatggaggaacctggaaactacagaccagtcagcctgacctcagtgccagggaaagtgatggagcagattatcctggaggcaataactgcgcgcctgaaggatggccaagggctcaggtccagccaacatggatttaggaagggcaggtcctgcctctccaacctgatctccttctatgatcaggtgacccgtctggtggatgtggggaggcctgtggatgtagtctatctggacttcagcaaggcctttgacactgtcccccacagtaaactgctggctaagctgtcagctcgtggtttggaccgcaacactctgtgctgggttaggaactggctggagggccgagcccagagagtggtggtgaatggtgccacatccggctggcggccagtcaccagtggcgtcccccagggatcagtgctgggccccatcctctttagcatcttcattgatgatctggatgagggggttgagtcagtcatcatcaagtttgcagatgacaccaagttgggaacagatgttagtcagttagagggtagaaaggctctgcagagggaccttgaccaactggacagatgggcagagtccaatgggatggcatttaataagtccaagtgccgggtgctgcactttggccacggcaaccccatgcagagctacaggctggggtcagagtggctggagagctgccaaacagagagggacctgggggtgatgattgacacctgcctaaacatgagccagcagtgtgcccaggtggccaagaaggccaatggcatcctggcctgtattaggaatagtgtggccagcaggagcagggaggtcattgtgcccctgtactctgcattggttaggccacaccttgagtactgtgtccagttctgggcccctcagtttaggaaggacatcgagacacttgaacgtgtccagagaagggcaacaaggctggtgagaggccttgagcacaagccctatgaggagaggctgagggagctgggattgtttagcctggagaagagaaggatcagaggtgacctcattgccctctacaactacttgaaaggtggttgtagacaggagggggttgatctcttctcccaggcaaccagcaccagaacaaggggacacagtctcaagctgtgccaggggaggtgaggaagaagttcttcactgagcgagtcattcgtcattggaatgggctgcccatggaggtggtggagtcgccgtccctggaggtgttcaaggggagattggacgtggcacttggtgccatgatctagttgtgaggtctgttggaacaggttggacttgatgatccttggggtctcttccaaccttagttactgtgatactgtgatactgtacaATACTGAACCACATTGTCTGTAATTGAAAGTAAGAAGTTGTTTAGATAATGGTGTGAAGAACAGGATTAAATGAGTTATTTGGGTGAATTATTCTTACTGTTCTGTTCTCGTGCAGGCTACTGTGTTGCTGAGATCCATATCTGGTTCACCAAGTCTTCCAGACTGCATGTTTCATGCTTTGAGACCAGAAGGACCTTGGTGTTCTGAAATGAAGATGGAGCCAGTGGGAAAATCAGAACTTCTTGTTTCAGAAATTCCAACAGAGGCTTCTGAAAAGCAAGAAACTACTCCTGATGAAGAACCTATAGAACTTGAGAGACAAACTCAGAAAGATAATGTGCCCATTACAACAGACTCTGTGGTGCTAACTTCAATGCCTTGCTTATTGATGGAACTGAGTCGAGACTCCTCAGAGTCTCAGCTAGCATctacagagagcaataagcCAACAGGTGGTCAAGTTTACGAGAGTGACTCTTCTAATCGCTTcatcctttccccttcttccagTGGACATTTGGCTGACTCGGATACATTGTTTTCCACAGAAGAGAATGAGCCCTGTCATGATGAAACTGCTGTAGAGGGAGATTCTTCTGCAGTGTCTGGGACTGCAGTTGGGAGGAAATTCAGGCGATCCAGGTCTGAAAGCAAAGTTTCAGCAATGGCTGCCAAGAAAAACCGACAGTCTAATAATAAGCATAATGGTCGACTCACCAAGGTAAAAGGTCATCGAAACCAAAAGCACAAAGAAAGAATCCGGATCTTAAGACATAAACGAGAGGCAGCTGCTCGCAAGAAGTAcaacctgctgcaggacagTAGTACCAGTGATAGCAACCAGACATGTGAATCCAGCACAACTTCATCATCAGATGATGAAGAGGTTTCAGGGAGCAACAAGACAATCACTGCAGAAATACCAGGTAGAGGGTGCTTTTTAAACTGAACTGTACTGCATCTGACATAATTTCTTATGTCAAAATTTAAAAAGTGCCACTTGAGAAAAaacagaactgcagctctgtgtaAATTTGAAGGCTGCAGTATGTTCAAAAGACATGGGCAAATTTTAAAATCTGTTCTGAGGTTTCAGTGCATTTCTGCACACCAAAAAAGAAGTGTTAAATTGGAGGAAGGACTATCTTTGAGTTCTGGAATTTTCAGATCTTTTCCTTTCTAAGCCTATATGAACTCCTATCACCTCTGTCAAATCCTATTAAATGGTAATAATCCAATAAATACAATCTTATGTGGCCAGCTTTGCTTTAATATATTAAGACCACAACTTGATAGTTGTGTTATAAATAACATGATGTACCTCTTGCTGGTGTTACAGTAAGGCCCTGTTTGTCATTGCACTTAAGCTGTGCTTTCACCTCTATATTTTAGTGTATGACAAAACTACTTATTGTAAATTCTTGCAGATTGCAGGTGGTCCTGGTGgttgtggctcagttggtagcacataagacccttaatgggaagcttgtgagttcaagcctgcagtgggcactattgtcctccctactctagtcatggggtctgtggtgacaggttggactcgatgatctttgaggtctcttccaaccttggtgatactgaatactggtCAACTACTTTAGGACATAAATGCAAATTTGTTCACACATGTGCCCAAGCTATGTCTACACCTAAATTCTGAACATTTTGGAGAAAGCTGTTACCTTTTTCCTATGTCATAAGGATCCATAATTTCAATACATTTAATTTTATGACATATCCATGCTAAGATTGAAGGCAGCAAATTATAggggtgtggtaggttgagagagggcttagctctccctcctccacagagtaagaaaccccAACTAGCCCaatcgaagagcaagctatacatttacaagcatatatggaaagcaggttatatataacacaatatatacaggtatttacaatatatacacagaaatacacagcaaagacaaataacacaacaaaaatccctcctcgaggagggatcccctccttggaaccccctctctccccccctacctccctttttccccaaaaaggggttagagagagagaaaggcaagttactaaggaaaagagttgttagtaagctttaaaagcccatgcaggattagtgtttgcttatctgaaaagattagaagttggttggccatcccatctgttcatgttctcaccacaagcaccaggttggaccattgtcacctgcagccgtgtacaaaattttcttaatgtctggaccatcacggacaggtcccagtcccactgcttcaactacctcttgctttatctggtcaaaggctgcttgttgttcaggtccccagtggaaactgtttgtctttcgagtcacatcatacagaggtttcacaatctgactgtatccaggaatgtgtagtctccaaaatcccactattcatagaaatacatagaataaaccaggttggaagagaccttcaagatcatcgcgtccaacccatcaaccaatccaacaccgcccaagcaactaacccacagcaccaagtaccccgtcaagtcttctcctaaaaacctccagtgatggcgactctaccacctccccaggcagcccattccaatgggcaatcactctttctgtatagaactttttactaacatccagcctgaatctcccctggcgcagcctgagactgtgtcctcttgttctggtactgcttgcctgggagaagagaccaacatccgtctgtctacaacctcccttcaggtagttgtagagagtaataaggtcacccctgagtctcctcttctccaggctaagcaaccccagctccctcagcctctcctcgtagggcttatgttccaaacccctcaccaactttgttgctcttctctggactcgttccagcaagtcaacatccttcctaaactgaggggcccagaactggacacagtactcgaggtgcggcctaaccagtgcagtgtacaggggcagaatgacctccctgctcctgctggccacactgttcctgatgcaggccaggatgccattggccctcttagctgcctgggcacactgcaggcaagaaatgtagagtttcttgcttgttcgtggcatttgccatggtagagactctatttaccacatccactggaatgtgtcggcatccatcctgccactgcagtcccagaaactggatctctgtggtaggacctttcaccttgtctcgcttgatggcaaaacctgcattcagaagaatgtccatgattttgttacctttctcgaagacttcttcagcagttttaccccagacaatgatatcatcgatgaactggatgtgttctggagcaccaccttcctccagagcatcatggattactgcatgacagatgcttgagctgtggatccagcccattggcagtctgttgaaagtgtactggattcctctccaggtgaaagcaaactgaggcctgcattcctctgctatgggaatagagaagaatgcattagcaatgtctatggtagcataccatttggcctctttggattccagctcatactggagttccatcatatctggtactgctgcactcataggtggagttacttcattcagggctcggtagtccactgtcagacgccagcctccattcggctttcgcacaggccacactggactgttgaaaggtgaatgagttttgctgatgactttctgactctccaactgacgaatcagattctgaatgggcaacaaagagtcacggttggttctgtattgcctgtgatgcacagtccgagaagcaaccggcaacttaatgtcctgaatcttgtgttgtcccacaactgcagattcatcagaaagttcaggtctagccgacagcttcagcttttgtccatcaatctctacagaagctactccaaaagcccatttgtaacctttagggtccttgaaacgcccttctctcagaaagtcaattcccaaaatacaaggtgcatcaggtccggtcacaactgtatgctttttccactgtttgccagttaagcttatattaacccccaccttacttaactcttgagatccaccagtgactcccagaatagttatggactctgatccctgataatttgatggcattatggtgcactgagctcctgtgtcaaccaaggccctgtacttctgaaagtgtgaagtgccaggccactggatgtacacatcccaatagattctgttatctctattacccctctcctccccctggcgggaggcagagcacccctagttatggggaacatgtccacaggtgcaacgagcacactgtgcagtgttagaactggagccactgttggagctattagagttgtcctggggaactgtggaagtaacagctacccttctggtattgctacctcgggttctgccactttgcagttcccacagtctcctgaaaagattagaagttggttggccatcccaactgttcatgttctcaccaaactgatcacgcagggtaatccaaatagtcctacgtgattgccttggtggtctgttttggtttggcctattttggaatgacctccttggaggatgtctattcctcacagctgaaacctgtatccacctggaagaagaattggaattatctctttgtgccaattgggaaaTGGTGTTTTtgaattcatccttcagctctttcatgcaattctccagttttcaatggctgaaaccaaagaaacacgtgtcatgctatcatccaattgtctcaactgatcagtgaattggccaaccataggaggagctccaccataatttcttgctacaattctgcttgccagaatgtttgcataattagaaggagcaagcttgatgagctttttagcaagaccatttcctacaggaacatcatcaggattcagagattcatgttcaccatagagtatctctctaatggcaaactccctcagacgcttaattccctcatctatggtagtccagggcttaggattccatggaagatcatctcgggaagggtatctcatgagaaccgccattagaaggcgtatccacagattaaccttgccgagagccttgcccagatgtctatctattccattatcctttgagagagttcctagctgagctgctgacttgtctccaaccattagagctggagcacctgtatcataacatcttccaagccaagcgagacctggctccttatctgctctgagatagtcttttcttacatttcgtaattcctcacgtggtgaagagcagtcggttatgtcatcttgttgctcctcttcctttgccccctcttcctcaacttgttgtccaaacaacctttctgtcactctctcagggatccctttaagctgagaagcaccaccactagctgctgtcctaccaagagatgcatctcgatcctctgatgatctcaataactcagctatatttttaagacaaattttctcttcctccccagcagaagaaccttgctgtgcatccccgtcagctcctgaatcagctttaggcttgcccctccttgttgttaaaactgctacttgctttactggagctgtgtttgggtttccagctgccttattgtcagaagctgataagctttgagacagattagctgctttggaggacgcttctgctcctgccatggaagaaggaggaaatgactttgcctcgttaatggtggctgccaggGACACAGgggccgccatgtttggggctactgccgcccctggctgcttgccagaatcattaccactgctattcagagctgccttgccaattgactttttagctttatctttaactgacacagattccccattatcatcatcactggatgttcctgaaacagagcccgGGTGgtgttttcgtctctttgtcctccgtttaataacaaaacatgccttagacacttttttctcccggtacagtgctaccaacaaatacacattaatcatcaccgatagcaggactacacacattgagaaaatcagctttggatcccagccatcacttaaaattaccctttcaacgaccggaatcttaaactcctttatctcaatagggagtgtgctagatgttacatttctgtatttcctgaccaaaaagaattccaggcaccaaTCATATAGGAGctgcatcttgtacttaaaccacaaatataaattttgcattatatatttacctatctgattgataatcatacccaggcaatacttgtagatcaatacaccaaagaccga
The Dryobates pubescens isolate bDryPub1 chromosome W, bDryPub1.pri, whole genome shotgun sequence DNA segment above includes these coding regions:
- the LOC104296114 gene encoding protein C18orf25 homolog, coding for MFHALRPEGPWCSEMKMEPVGKSELLVSEIPTEASEKQETTPDEEPIELERQTQKDNVPITTDSVVLTSMPCLLMELSRDSSESQLASTESNKPTGGQVYESDSSNRFILSPSSSGHLADSDTLFSTEENEPCHDETAVEGDSSAVSGTAVGRKFRRSRSESKVSAMAAKKNRQSNNKHNGRLTKVKGHRNQKHKERIRILRHKREAAARKKYNLLQDSSTSDSNQTCESSTTSSSDDEEVSGSNKTITAEIPAIFRAVLGAPVPSEHSVLARPSVFSRSWYLPGAHWLFRLGRVLPPPYDCRGSR